One window from the genome of Pyrus communis chromosome 16, drPyrComm1.1, whole genome shotgun sequence encodes:
- the LOC137719519 gene encoding uncharacterized protein — protein sequence MPGAGGSFICLISCVLFISIVAGGGCLLMYMILPEPQTTWLPITGVALVCLPWLFWFLTFLYRLISRGSGFRGGIGNAAASAGGAKVTNTAASASNLHASTDLAAPSAQSPGGDTGAMVAREVELGSFKDGKRRISSLSRNSSNINVSRHSHESEMPLALSMAS from the coding sequence ATGCCAGGTGCCGGAGGTTCATTCATCTGCCTCATCTCTTGCGTTTTATTCATCTCTATCGTGGCCGGAGGCGGCTGCCTGTTGATGTACATGATCCTACCTGAACCTCAAACCACTTGGCTTCCCATTACCGGAGTCGCGTTGGTTTGCCTTCCATGGTTGTTTTGGTTCCTCACATTCCTATATCGACTAATCTCTCGGGGCTCCGGATTTAGAGGTGGCATTGGCAATGCTGCGGCTTCGGCTGGTGGTGCAAAGGTTACTAACACAGCTGCATCGGCATCGAATTTACATGCCAGTACCGATCTTGCTGCACCTTCTGCTCAATCGCCAGGGGGTGACACTGGTGCTATGGTAGCAAGAGAGGTAGAATTAGGAAGTTTTAAGGATGGAAAGCGAAGGATCTCGTCGTTAAGTCGCAATTCATCAAACATTAATGTATCTCGTCATTCTCATGAGAGTGAAATGCCTTTGGCCTTATCAATGGCATCCTGA